A single region of the Gammaproteobacteria bacterium genome encodes:
- a CDS encoding isoprenyl transferase, whose translation MSKAKEIALMSGNGVPRHVAIIMDGNGRWARKRMMPRIAGHRAGMEAVRQVVQACGEKGVEVLTLFAFSSENWRRPQKEVTLLMELFSTALERESRRLHDNRVQLRVIGDRGGLPVRLQNDIADAEALTAGNTGLKLVVAANYGGRWDIANAARRLGEQIARGEMRPEEVTENELASHTALYGLPEPDLFIRTGGEQRISNFLLWQLAYSELYFTDVLWPDFDKAAFEEALLSYAGRQRRFGRTGEQVEAEQAKGA comes from the coding sequence ATGTCAAAAGCAAAAGAAATCGCCCTGATGTCTGGCAATGGCGTGCCGAGGCACGTAGCCATCATCATGGATGGCAACGGTCGCTGGGCCCGCAAGCGCATGATGCCGCGCATTGCCGGTCACCGTGCCGGCATGGAGGCGGTGCGGCAGGTGGTGCAGGCCTGTGGGGAAAAGGGCGTAGAGGTCTTGACGCTGTTTGCCTTCAGCAGCGAAAACTGGCGGCGGCCGCAAAAAGAAGTCACGTTGTTGATGGAATTGTTCTCCACCGCCCTTGAGCGGGAAAGCCGGCGCCTGCACGACAACAGGGTGCAGCTCAGGGTGATCGGTGATCGTGGTGGCCTGCCGGTGCGGCTGCAAAACGATATCGCCGACGCCGAGGCCCTGACGGCGGGCAACACCGGCCTTAAGCTGGTGGTGGCGGCCAATTACGGGGGGCGCTGGGACATTGCCAATGCTGCGCGCCGGCTGGGTGAACAGATTGCCCGGGGTGAGATGCGCCCGGAAGAAGTGACCGAAAACGAACTGGCGTCCCACACGGCGCTCTACGGCCTGCCCGAGCCGGATCTGTTCATACGCACCGGAGGCGAGCAGCGCATCAGCAATTTTCTGCTGTGGCAGCTGGCCTACAGTGAACTCTACTTCACTGACGTGCTGTGGCCGGATTTTGACAAGGCCGCCTTCGAAGAAGCGCTGCTTTCCTACGCCGGGCGCCAACGCCGGTTCGGCCGCACCGGGGAGCAAGTGGAGGCGGAGCAGGCCAAAGGTGCCTAG
- a CDS encoding 1-deoxy-D-xylulose-5-phosphate reductoisomerase, with protein sequence MVALDRPAPTGARHLHRRGRCVPAPVLSPGGYHPGGDGERCGQRLAVDSAGGPHGPAPVPGASRPSLESAGRRRPGGGGFGACVVGGGEPAGPGGTGARLGSAIIHPRLVCRQRGVFCRPPFRPAQAGAGDQPRQIHRGCRWRGSGGGAGRVDRGGDAGLERWCLAGLGAAHRGDGGPVRGGGSPGECGQAPGRSERQRTFSPRPRWGPGPHRQHHRGGTGVLFWFERDGSAPLKRLTVLGATGSIGASTLDVAARHPERFRIFALSAHRDVAGLLALCRRFQPAFAAMADEAAAARLRPALREAAPTVEVLAGAEGLEQIAAHPDTDVVMAAIVGAAGLRPTLAAARSGKRILLANKEALVMAGPLFMDAVNRYGAQLLPVDSEHNAVFQCLPAGVGHQSLAAVGVRRILLTASGGPFRTAAAAELREVTPEQACAHPNWDMGRKISVDSATMMNKGLEVIEACYLFGLPPARIEVVVHPQSVIHSLVEYADGSLLAQLGSPDMRTPIAHALAWPQRIDAGVRTLDLFEVARLEFEPPDRQRFPCLQLAYEALQAGGAAPAVLNAANEVAVQAFLERRISFTAIAEVVRAVLATAPTSPVDRLEAILTVDAEARCRAEAAVARSGAAS encoded by the coding sequence ATGGTCGCGCTTGATCGCCCTGCCCCCACCGGGGCGCGTCATCTTCACCGGCGCGGTCGGTGTGTGCCTGCTCCTGTTCTATCCCCTGGCGGGTACCACCCTGGCGGTGACGGTGAGCGCTGTGGTCAGCGTCTTGCTGTGGACAGTGCTGGCGGTCCGCATGGCCCGGCACCGGTGCCGGGCGCTTCCCGCCCAAGCCTGGAATCCGCTGGGCGGCGCCGCCCTGGGGGTGGCGGTTTTGGTGCCTGCGTGGTGGGCGGTGGTGAGCCTGCGGGCCCTGGGGGAACAGGGGCCCGCCTGGGTTCTGCTATTATTCACCCTCGTCTGGTGTGCCGACAGCGGGGCGTATTTTGCCGGCCGCCGTTTCGGCCGGCACAAGCTGGCGCCGGCGATCAGCCCCGGCAAATCCATCGAGGGTGTCGCTGGCGGGGTAGTGGCGGCGGCGCTGGCCGCGTTGATCGGGGGGGAGATGCTGGCCTGGAGCGGTGGTGCCTGGCTGGGCTTGGTGCTGCTCACCGTGGTGACGGCGGCCCTGTCCGTGGTGGGGGATCTCCTGGTGAGTGTGGGCAAGCGCCGGGCAGGAGTGAAAGACAGCGGACATTTTCTCCCCGGCCACGGTGGGGCCCTGGACCGCATCGACAGCATCACCGCGGCGGCACCGGTGTTCTATTTTGGTTTGAGCGTGATGGGAGCGCCCCATTGAAAAGACTGACCGTCTTGGGAGCAACCGGCTCCATCGGCGCCAGCACCCTGGATGTGGCGGCCCGTCACCCCGAGCGCTTTCGCATCTTTGCCTTAAGTGCCCACCGCGATGTGGCGGGGCTGCTGGCGCTGTGCCGGCGCTTTCAACCCGCCTTTGCCGCAATGGCCGACGAGGCCGCAGCCGCCCGCCTCCGACCGGCCTTGCGGGAGGCGGCGCCGACGGTGGAAGTGCTGGCGGGTGCGGAGGGGCTGGAGCAGATTGCCGCCCATCCCGATACCGACGTGGTTATGGCCGCCATCGTCGGCGCCGCGGGGCTGCGCCCCACCCTGGCGGCGGCGCGCTCGGGCAAGCGTATTCTGCTGGCCAACAAGGAAGCCCTGGTGATGGCCGGCCCCCTGTTCATGGACGCTGTGAACCGTTACGGTGCGCAGTTGCTGCCCGTGGACAGCGAACACAACGCCGTGTTCCAGTGCCTGCCCGCTGGCGTTGGGCACCAGTCTTTGGCCGCCGTGGGGGTGCGGCGCATTTTGCTCACCGCTTCCGGGGGGCCGTTTCGCACGGCGGCGGCCGCCGAGCTGCGCGAGGTGACACCGGAGCAGGCCTGTGCCCATCCCAACTGGGACATGGGCCGCAAGATCTCCGTGGATTCCGCGACCATGATGAACAAAGGCCTGGAAGTCATCGAAGCCTGCTACTTGTTCGGCCTGCCGCCGGCGCGGATCGAGGTGGTGGTGCATCCCCAGAGTGTGATCCACTCGCTGGTGGAATATGCCGACGGCTCGCTGCTGGCCCAGTTGGGCAGTCCGGACATGCGCACCCCCATCGCCCACGCCCTGGCGTGGCCGCAGCGCATTGACGCGGGGGTGCGTACCCTGGACTTGTTCGAGGTGGCCCGGCTGGAATTCGAGCCTCCGGACAGGCAGCGTTTTCCCTGTCTCCAGCTGGCTTATGAGGCGCTCCAGGCCGGTGGTGCCGCCCCGGCGGTGTTGAACGCCGCCAACGAAGTGGCGGTGCAGGCTTTCCTCGAACGCCGGATTTCCTTTACTGCCATCGCCGAGGTGGTGCGCGCGGTTTTGGCGACGGCGCCCACTTCCCCTGTGGACAGGCTTGAGGCCATTTTGACGGTGGATGCCGAAGCCCGGTGCCGGGCGGAGGCCGCCGTGGCCCGGTCGGGGGCGGCATCGTGA